Part of the Citrus sinensis cultivar Valencia sweet orange chromosome 2, DVS_A1.0, whole genome shotgun sequence genome, TGGTAAACTAGCCCTAATCACAGTGGGGGGGCTATTCAGAAAAGATTCTACTTTGAAAAGCCAAAACGCAAAATCATAGAGAGAAACTAGCATCAATAATTGAGTtgattttacataaaaaaaaaaaaacaaaaatatcttGTATGAATAATAAGTATGAAggctaatataaaatttggattaaaaaaaaaaaccatatgAAGGTAGCTAGAAAGAAATATTGACGGATGTTTTTGTTGATCCAGAACCAGTAAATTATACTATAACTGATGCTTCAAAATTAAACTACCCATGTTTACATAGTAAAAGGGTAATACTAATATACAAAAAGCaaagacgaagaagaagaagaagaaaaacaaaattaaaactaagTCCACCtgtttaattaatcaattattcttaaaatgaagaagattATATCATGAACTCCAAACACCCCAAAATCTTTCTCCGATGAAACTAACAAAGCTCCTCACTGAacctttctcttcttcttcttctcctttatTATTACAATCCTCATGATCATTACCATCTCTGTTTTCTCCAAAAGACTCTGACTCAGCTGCCAACAACTGCTGATCCTGCAACTGGTgatcatttttcttatgatCAGTTCCAGAAcctctctttttcttatctttcttGCTGTTCTTGACTTTCCTGTTATTGTGCGACATCTCATGATCTTCAAAAGCATCGATGATTTCATGTATCAGTTGCCTGTTTGGTGAAGCATCCCACTTGACCCAGTAACTCATATAACACCTAAAACAATCACAAGTAAACAGAGGAGGATGATCATTGTTATTGTTACCAGCAGTACTGCTTCTGCTTTTAGCAAGTGAAACGCCGCCGCTCTTTTGCTGGTTGCTTTTGCGTTGACCCTGGAAGCTGCTGCTGCCGCCGCCGCTGCTGTTGTTGTTAGAGCAGGAGATGAGATAAGCTAAGACTTCTCTGTCTTCCGATGACAGAGCTGCTGTGAGGGTGAGGATGGCGGCTGGAAGAAAGGACAGGTGGTCTGATATGATTGGTGGCGATGGATGAACCGTGCCTTTGCGGTACAGCTTCTTCATAGTTGATGCTTGGAATTCAGATGCTTATTCCTTTCTCTTTTGAGACTTGGGACAGACAAGCTTATCTTATCAAACtctgagagagagagaaacaagAGACTGGGCGGCTTGGAGTTTGGACTTTTGAAAGGGTGATgagcttttattaattttattcttctgATTACTAATTATCACACAACTCCCTGTGATTTCTAAAATCGAAAATATTCACTCGGTCCATGTTCTGTGTCTGTGCGTGCGCATATGTATCTTGTTTCAAAGTTGTTCTAACCcacaaatttatatatacactTGTATCATCATTATACTCAAGCcttctcatttattaaatataatacttcTCTTAAACCATTTATCTTTTCTCTAATATAGTTTAGtgaaaaagatattttttttcttttaatattacattacaaatctattctatttgtaatttataaaactactaacatatttaaatgtaGAACGGActgaatccatttttaaatattaagaataaaattaactctacATTAATAGgccaataatttaatcatcaaaattttatttatttaattactagaataaaataaataggatATCTAGATTTTTCAATGGTTTCTGATATACATGAGCTTAAGAAAAGTGGTAAACATGTGGagctatttgttttttttttttcatataaattatagGGATGAGCATGAGAATTTTTGTATTGTTGGGGTCAGTGACATAGATTCAGGGAACGATGAGGGTGCTAAAGTGAGTCCTTACAGATGATACACAGACACTCAATAATAGTAGTGAGTGAATTGTATTCGCGGGTTTGTTGTTTATGCAGTTTGCAGGGTTGGTGGGAGTGCAGTGATGTGATTGGACCTACTACCATGATTtgtctctgtctctctctcttaaaAGGAGTCCCGTCCTTTATACGTCAAAGTTTCAATTAGGGTTTGGTGAGACTGGTCATTGGTCAGCCTCTGGCAGCTGAGCTTGGGCTTATCTTTGACTCATTAAGGAGTTTTCACTCTGTTTGTAGTTTGTATCGTTTAGGATTAAGCCATCTGGCCACTATAAATAAGAATCAACAACCTGAGACTTACTAATGTACACAGTGCATGATATTGATGAATTGTGTCACTTTCTTTGATTTAGTCCCTGCTTGCTGATTCCTGCTTCCGACGTAAATGTACCAAGTGAAATTAACTAATGGCAAGGTGGTTGCAAAGCAAAGAAAACTGGGCTGAATTTCATATTAGTCTGAAATAATCCCTCAAATAAGGAAGGACAAAACTCAGTTGATTCAACAACAGAAAATAGAGCAATTGAAGTTCATATTATAACACCAGAATATGGATAATATCTGAGCACGTTTTGTTTATCCCATTCAGTATCACCAATCAATGATCAACTGATCACCTCCAAGTAGCTGAAAGAATGATCAGGCATAATTTCAACAATACTCAAAACAGCTAGGAAGAACTACAGCTCATACGAGTCTTGATCCATGATTCAAGGT contains:
- the LOC102607887 gene encoding uncharacterized protein LOC102607887 — encoded protein: MKKLYRKGTVHPSPPIISDHLSFLPAAILTLTAALSSEDREVLAYLISCSNNNSSGGGSSSFQGQRKSNQQKSGGVSLAKSRSSTAGNNNNDHPPLFTCDCFRCYMSYWVKWDASPNRQLIHEIIDAFEDHEMSHNNRKVKNSKKDKKKRGSGTDHKKNDHQLQDQQLLAAESESFGENRDGNDHEDCNNKGEEEEEKGSVRSFVSFIGERFWGVWSS